One stretch of Verrucomicrobiia bacterium DNA includes these proteins:
- a CDS encoding metallophosphoesterase, which translates to MIPEYQRIVVLSDLHLTPAERLGNFNSGPQLAEFTRVQAAATQPGQALVLAGDIVDFLLIEDRPPTLHLATAARLAGQTMARLRSETDWMNPWLDALRQWIQQGGHLVLLPGNHDLEWFHPDTDKVWLDALGVADGFSIWRDAEPWQARAGAWEILVGHGHRGDPLNDCDPRRIHAALNQGQASIPLPPGSQFVLTTLHAFKRAMDPATGRRRFPFLDALKPESATLVLLWALDPPLFFRHLPAGFRLKTTEILRTLLRRLQSARVLGAIPPAATSPQPSPAASDSDNLELELAMADLIADGMPEGMTKAVLEAEMAALFRSDEPALHGTLAATSSAGRISRARRWMLRGWLRQVCRNAGAFFHPTELSAPDRAVVEAWLPEELPPETRRVVVCGHTHAARSWSREGRPHHYLNSGTWTNLVHLQTPDESDASIDALWKSLEGGEPPPCLRLTWAEISTQGPALQTLAVSMQ; encoded by the coding sequence ATGATCCCCGAATACCAGCGCATCGTCGTCCTCAGCGACCTGCACCTGACCCCGGCGGAGCGGTTGGGCAATTTCAATTCGGGTCCGCAACTCGCCGAATTCACCCGGGTCCAGGCCGCGGCCACGCAGCCCGGCCAGGCGCTCGTGCTGGCCGGCGACATTGTCGATTTCCTGCTCATCGAGGATCGCCCACCCACCCTTCACCTGGCCACAGCGGCCCGTCTGGCAGGCCAGACCATGGCGCGCCTGCGCTCGGAGACCGATTGGATGAACCCGTGGCTCGATGCCTTGCGCCAATGGATCCAGCAGGGAGGGCACCTCGTCCTGCTGCCCGGCAATCACGATCTCGAATGGTTCCATCCGGATACCGACAAGGTCTGGCTTGATGCGCTGGGCGTCGCCGACGGATTCTCGATCTGGCGCGACGCGGAACCGTGGCAGGCGAGAGCGGGTGCCTGGGAGATCCTCGTCGGCCACGGCCATCGCGGTGACCCCCTGAACGATTGCGATCCACGAAGGATTCACGCCGCCCTGAATCAGGGCCAGGCATCCATCCCGCTTCCGCCCGGTTCCCAATTTGTCCTGACAACGCTGCATGCCTTCAAACGGGCAATGGATCCGGCGACCGGACGCAGAAGGTTTCCATTTCTCGACGCCCTCAAACCCGAGAGCGCAACGCTGGTACTGTTGTGGGCGCTCGATCCCCCGCTCTTCTTCCGCCATCTGCCCGCCGGGTTTCGCCTGAAGACCACGGAGATCCTGCGGACGCTGCTGCGCCGGCTGCAATCCGCCAGGGTGCTGGGCGCCATCCCGCCGGCCGCCACCTCTCCGCAACCCTCTCCTGCCGCGAGCGATTCCGACAACCTGGAGCTCGAACTCGCCATGGCCGATCTGATCGCGGACGGAATGCCCGAGGGGATGACCAAGGCGGTGCTCGAAGCCGAGATGGCCGCTCTCTTCCGTTCCGACGAACCTGCGCTTCATGGAACCTTGGCCGCCACCTCCTCCGCAGGAAGGATCAGCCGGGCCCGTCGCTGGATGCTCCGCGGCTGGCTGCGGCAGGTTTGCAGGAACGCCGGGGCCTTCTTCCATCCCACCGAACTGTCCGCCCCGGACCGCGCTGTGGTGGAGGCCTGGCTGCCGGAAGAACTCCCGCCGGAAACGCGGCGCGTCGTCGTCTGTGGTCACACCCACGCGGCACGATCCTGGTCGCGCGAAGGCAGACCGCACCACTACCTCAACTCCGGCACCTGGACGAACCTCGTCCACCTGCAAACCCCCGATGAATCGGATGCCTCCATCGACGCCCTGTGGAAATCCCTCGAAGGTGGCGAGCCTCCCCCCTGCCTGCGCCTGACCTGGGCGGAGATCTCAACGCAGGGACCCGCGTTGCAGACCTTAGCCGTATCCATGCAGTAA
- a CDS encoding tetratricopeptide repeat protein, which translates to MLKPPTPLDLELRFSGIRLEPAAGGALRPAFDVHVVDHSLASPAGMSMSLALPNDVPLGGDLSGSFEDAQKRFAQNAWSEGEALAFGRWLANWLFPSREPEIRQAWENLWRRSQRELRPLRLFLTFPPDLDLSFDPASVPFELLAVEGAFAFRAGGSSVIRTFADLEAESWSWEPGKRFGTVWANTAASAGTLPDDVFEAHVATVRDSAAALGGTALDPCPRASLPALRAYFTDHCPIDVVVCVAHGQPGGGRVWLHDHPNRDHPLDPGEPVSAGDFAAEFRSARVRVAFLWICHGGERNRELDGLAAQLLRNGRVAAVVAAHVPVHAERSVTLARAIFHAAGATARSLEEAVSDARRSLHSSDLQWAAPVYYARPLRGESISFEQRLRQSFEEILERDRDQAFVLAAPDLVPYFRGRNEDLAELIRRMTAHRLVTLTGLPGIGKSELARAAVARLDSDKLLVQRAVWISLQAISSVDAIVARIASELFPDARDLEGPAALFRAMGKLRVLWVLDNAEDLIAADRHGFRQFLAQAFAAVPGLRCLLASRRELGDLEGVTENLLEVDVLPPGHAREVFLAIAGPRLNQDEVESTDLQDLLSLLDGHPRSIVLVAGQAGRSFPIGSLRRRVRERRVDAVVACQMLGEAPPDTPDERRLQRSQRLVASLELAYEALAAASPQAASLFRWLSVFPAGLPSALAVPIFGDEAEEAVALLRRHSMVQVLGGDRRLRLPAPLRWYAHRQWHASPDPDRDGRLIAATKVFAEWLPGHYIANLGQPGRTGIALRTAAEDGQNLDELFAIFAELSADVAPSAWSAADPAIEAWAAIEAFAGRATAALVFVHRWSEESGRCLPGTLKALGDLQVRRDRLEDAEQSYRDALPIYRQIESRLGEANTLRALGDLQVRRDRLQDAEQSYRDALPIYRQIEDRLGEANTLRALGDLQVRRDRLQDAEQSYRDALPIYRQIEARLGEANTLKALGDLQVRRARLQDAEQSYRDALPIYRQIEARLGEANTLQALGELQVRRARLQDAEQSYRDALPIYRQIEARLGEANTLKALGDLQVRTDRLQDAEQSYRDALPIFRQIEDRLGEANTLKALGELQVRTDRLQDAEQSYRDALPIYRQIEARLGEANTLQGIATLTLRQGLFRPAFNRYRQALDLQAAIDDRLGMAGSLGYLARAAAAAGETDRAIVLGVRTWKALAAIEDVFGQGIALHDLATVFAKRDPDLAFAAFYLSWSKWQSIGDPAAGRMSTILAQALPGFDPQHPNPALGASCEVSIAHAAAASQQALDDLGIDPLSPLDEATGNIQTA; encoded by the coding sequence ATGCTGAAACCTCCCACCCCCCTCGATCTCGAACTTCGGTTCTCCGGCATCCGGCTCGAACCCGCCGCAGGGGGTGCGTTGCGCCCGGCCTTCGACGTGCACGTCGTGGACCATTCCCTGGCCAGTCCCGCCGGGATGTCGATGTCTCTCGCGCTCCCCAATGATGTCCCCCTGGGCGGCGACCTCTCCGGATCCTTCGAAGACGCACAGAAGCGTTTTGCCCAGAATGCATGGTCCGAAGGGGAAGCTCTGGCCTTCGGTCGCTGGCTCGCCAACTGGCTCTTTCCATCCCGCGAACCCGAGATCCGGCAAGCCTGGGAAAACCTCTGGCGCCGCTCCCAGCGCGAACTCCGTCCCCTTCGCCTGTTCCTCACCTTCCCGCCGGACCTCGACCTTTCCTTCGATCCCGCCTCCGTTCCCTTCGAACTCCTCGCCGTGGAGGGTGCCTTCGCGTTCCGCGCCGGCGGTTCGTCGGTCATCCGGACCTTCGCCGACCTCGAAGCCGAATCGTGGTCGTGGGAACCCGGCAAACGATTCGGAACGGTCTGGGCCAATACAGCCGCCTCCGCCGGCACCCTCCCCGACGATGTCTTCGAAGCCCACGTGGCGACCGTTCGCGACAGCGCGGCGGCCCTCGGCGGCACCGCCCTGGACCCGTGCCCCCGGGCTTCCCTCCCTGCCCTGCGCGCCTACTTCACCGACCATTGCCCCATCGACGTCGTGGTCTGTGTCGCCCACGGGCAGCCCGGAGGAGGAAGGGTCTGGCTTCATGACCACCCGAACCGCGATCACCCTCTCGATCCGGGGGAACCGGTCTCGGCCGGCGACTTCGCCGCGGAATTCCGATCCGCCCGGGTCCGCGTCGCCTTTCTCTGGATCTGCCACGGCGGCGAACGCAATCGCGAGCTCGACGGACTCGCGGCCCAATTGCTCAGGAACGGGCGCGTGGCCGCGGTGGTGGCGGCCCATGTTCCCGTGCACGCCGAGCGCAGCGTCACCCTCGCACGCGCCATCTTCCACGCCGCCGGCGCCACGGCCCGTTCCCTCGAAGAGGCCGTCAGCGACGCCCGGCGCAGCCTGCACTCCAGCGATCTTCAATGGGCGGCCCCCGTCTATTATGCACGGCCTCTCCGCGGCGAGAGCATCTCGTTCGAGCAGCGCCTTCGCCAATCCTTCGAGGAAATCCTCGAACGCGACAGGGACCAGGCCTTCGTCCTCGCCGCGCCAGACCTTGTCCCGTACTTCCGCGGACGAAACGAAGACCTCGCGGAACTGATCCGGCGAATGACCGCCCATCGCCTCGTCACTCTCACCGGCCTGCCCGGCATCGGCAAAAGCGAACTCGCCCGGGCCGCCGTCGCCCGCCTCGATTCCGACAAACTCCTCGTCCAACGGGCGGTCTGGATCTCGCTCCAAGCGATCTCCTCGGTGGACGCCATCGTCGCCCGCATCGCCTCCGAACTCTTCCCGGATGCCAGGGATCTGGAAGGACCCGCGGCCTTGTTCCGTGCCATGGGAAAGCTCCGGGTGCTCTGGGTCCTCGACAACGCCGAAGACCTCATTGCCGCCGACCGGCACGGCTTCCGTCAATTCCTTGCCCAGGCCTTCGCCGCAGTCCCCGGCCTTCGCTGCCTCCTCGCCAGCCGGCGGGAACTCGGCGACCTGGAAGGGGTGACCGAAAACCTTCTCGAAGTCGATGTCCTGCCGCCCGGTCATGCCCGCGAGGTCTTCCTGGCGATCGCCGGACCCAGGCTCAACCAGGACGAGGTCGAGTCCACCGACCTGCAGGATCTTCTGAGCCTCCTGGACGGGCATCCGCGCTCGATCGTCCTGGTGGCCGGCCAGGCGGGCAGGAGCTTTCCCATCGGGTCGCTGCGGCGGCGGGTTCGCGAGCGGCGCGTGGACGCGGTGGTGGCTTGCCAGATGCTGGGCGAGGCCCCCCCGGACACCCCCGACGAACGGCGTCTCCAACGCTCCCAGCGCCTCGTGGCCAGCCTTGAACTGGCCTATGAGGCACTCGCCGCCGCTTCCCCACAGGCGGCCAGCCTGTTCCGATGGCTCAGTGTGTTTCCTGCCGGACTCCCTTCGGCACTGGCTGTTCCCATCTTTGGGGACGAGGCGGAAGAGGCCGTCGCCTTGCTGCGCCGGCATAGCATGGTCCAGGTCCTGGGCGGCGACCGCCGCTTGCGCCTGCCGGCGCCACTTCGATGGTATGCCCATCGCCAGTGGCATGCCTCCCCGGACCCGGATCGCGACGGCCGTTTGATCGCTGCGACGAAGGTGTTCGCCGAATGGTTGCCGGGCCATTACATCGCGAATCTGGGACAGCCGGGCCGCACAGGGATCGCGCTCCGGACCGCGGCGGAGGATGGGCAGAATCTGGACGAATTGTTCGCCATCTTCGCTGAACTGTCCGCCGACGTCGCCCCATCGGCTTGGTCAGCCGCAGATCCGGCGATCGAGGCCTGGGCGGCGATCGAAGCATTCGCGGGTCGGGCCACGGCAGCCTTGGTGTTTGTTCACCGTTGGTCCGAAGAATCCGGCCGCTGCCTGCCCGGGACGCTCAAGGCGCTGGGCGATCTTCAGGTCCGCAGGGACCGGCTCGAGGACGCCGAGCAGTCCTACCGCGACGCCTTGCCCATCTATCGCCAGATCGAGTCCCGCCTCGGCGAGGCCAACACGCTTAGGGCGCTGGGCGATCTTCAGGTCCGCAGGGACCGACTCCAGGACGCCGAGCAGTCCTACCGCGACGCCTTGCCCATCTATCGCCAGATCGAGGACCGCCTCGGCGAGGCCAACACGCTTAGGGCGCTGGGCGATCTTCAGGTCCGCAGGGACCGGCTCCAGGACGCCGAGCAGTCCTACCGCGACGCCTTGCCCATCTATCGCCAGATCGAGGCCCGCCTCGGCGAGGCCAACACGCTCAAGGCGCTGGGCGATCTTCAGGTCCGCAGGGCCCGGCTCCAGGACGCCGAGCAGTCCTACCGCGACGCCTTGCCCATCTATCGCCAGATCGAGGCCCGCCTCGGCGAGGCCAACACCCTCCAGGCGCTGGGTGAACTTCAGGTCCGCAGGGCCCGACTCCAGGACGCCGAGCAGTCCTACCGCGACGCCTTGCCCATCTATCGCCAGATCGAGGCCCGCCTCGGCGAGGCCAACACGCTCAAGGCGCTGGGCGATCTTCAGGTCCGCACGGACCGGCTCCAGGACGCCGAGCAGTCCTACCGCGACGCCTTGCCCATCTTTCGCCAGATCGAGGACCGCCTCGGCGAGGCCAACACGCTCAAGGCGCTGGGCGAACTTCAGGTCCGCACGGACCGGCTCCAGGACGCCGAGCAGTCCTACCGCGACGCCTTGCCCATCTATCGCCAGATCGAGGCCCGCCTCGGCGAGGCCAACACGCTCCAAGGCATCGCCACACTGACTCTCCGCCAGGGTCTCTTCCGACCGGCCTTCAATCGCTATCGGCAGGCCTTGGACCTTCAGGCGGCCATCGACGATCGCCTCGGAATGGCGGGCAGCCTCGGCTACCTCGCTCGCGCAGCAGCGGCGGCAGGCGAGACCGATCGTGCGATCGTGCTCGGCGTCCGGACATGGAAGGCCCTCGCGGCCATCGAGGACGTGTTCGGCCAGGGGATTGCTCTTCATGACCTCGCGACCGTCTTCGCCAAACGGGATCCGGATTTGGCGTTTGCCGCCTTCTACCTCTCCTGGTCGAAATGGCAAAGCATCGGTGATCCAGCCGCCGGAAGGATGTCCACGATCCTCGCCCAGGCGCTCCCGGGGTTTGACCCTCAGCACCCGAATCCAGCCCTGGGCGCGTCCTGCGAGGTTTCGATCGCCCACGCCGCCGCCGCCAGCCAGCAGGCCCTCGACGATCTGGGCATCGATCCCCTGAGTCCGCTGGACGAGGCGACAGGAAACATTCAGACGGCATGA
- a CDS encoding four helix bundle protein — MEVVVIGRQWLRSGTSVAANYWEASRARSDAEFKWSSGIGGSYAETPRREGRPA, encoded by the coding sequence GTGGAGGTGGTGGTGATCGGGAGGCAATGGCTCCGGTCTGGGACTTCTGTGGCGGCGAATTATTGGGAGGCGTCGCGGGCACGATCCGATGCCGAGTTCAAATGGAGTTCAGGAATAGGCGGATCATACGCGGAGACGCCAAGACGCGAAGGGAGACCGGCATAG
- a CDS encoding ferrous iron transport protein A, with product MSEALQPLSSLPVGTDGRVMEIGIEAGDRARLMEMGVLVGTRISVVRFAPLGDPVEIKVRGYHLSLRRHEADRILVRPAGGGT from the coding sequence ATGAGCGAGGCGTTGCAGCCGTTGAGTTCGTTGCCCGTGGGGACGGACGGGCGGGTGATGGAGATCGGGATCGAGGCGGGGGACCGGGCGCGCCTGATGGAGATGGGGGTGCTCGTGGGCACCCGGATCAGCGTGGTGCGCTTCGCACCGCTGGGGGATCCGGTGGAGATCAAGGTGCGGGGATACCACCTGTCCCTGCGGCGGCACGAGGCGGACCGGATCCTCGTCCGCCCGGCCGGCGGGGGGACGTGA
- a CDS encoding ferrous iron transport protein A: protein MQTAREDSAGNGVSSLAQAEPGSTVRVRAVTAPPEVAIRLRELGFCERQRVRLLTRHTQVICLVCNVRLGISRELAGMIEVERVDGVWKEERP, encoded by the coding sequence ATGCAGACCGCGAGGGAGGATTCGGCCGGGAACGGCGTGAGTTCCCTGGCGCAGGCGGAACCGGGTTCAACGGTGCGCGTGCGGGCCGTAACCGCGCCGCCGGAGGTGGCGATCCGGCTGCGGGAGCTGGGGTTTTGCGAGCGGCAACGGGTGCGGCTGCTGACCCGGCACACGCAGGTGATCTGCCTGGTGTGCAATGTGCGGCTGGGGATCAGCCGGGAGCTGGCGGGGATGATTGAAGTGGAGCGGGTGGATGGGGTTTGGAAGGAGGAACGACCATGA
- a CDS encoding tryptophan 7-halogenase, producing the protein MNTEREWDVLIVGAGPSGSAAATILAGHGHRVLVLERERFPRYHIGESMIPFTNLPMRRLGLIERMERSAFVRKFSVQFVQPNGSASQPFYFFTRYGTEVAQTWQVVRSEFDQTLMEHARSRGAEVWEGVEVKALLREGGRVAGVRVKDGTGEERELRAPMTIDCTGKEAFSAVRQGWRVKDPKLNKVAVWTYYEGAARDEGIDAGATTVAFVPEKGWFWYIPQHENRVSVGVVAEGRYLTRGGVKDPRAIFEREIGENKWIERHLAPGRQVGPHYLTSEYSFHSRHCGTDGLLLAGDAFCFLDPVFSSGLMLALKSGVAVGDAVHEALAEGDLSADRFLPYARTMREGIENMRRLVYAFYEKEFSFKQVIDRYPELAADITDCLSGDVNKDFSRLWAAIAEFVEVPEALSLGDPHRPEPSEGREVGERAPVATAA; encoded by the coding sequence ATGAACACTGAGCGAGAATGGGACGTGCTGATTGTGGGGGCCGGCCCGTCGGGCAGCGCGGCGGCGACGATCCTGGCCGGGCACGGGCACCGGGTGCTGGTGCTCGAGCGGGAACGGTTTCCGAGGTATCACATCGGCGAATCGATGATTCCGTTCACCAATCTGCCGATGCGGCGGTTGGGATTGATCGAGCGGATGGAGCGGTCGGCGTTTGTGCGAAAGTTCAGTGTCCAGTTCGTGCAGCCGAACGGGAGCGCTTCCCAGCCGTTTTACTTCTTCACGCGGTACGGGACGGAGGTGGCTCAGACCTGGCAGGTGGTGCGGTCCGAATTCGACCAGACCCTGATGGAACATGCGCGGTCGCGGGGTGCCGAGGTGTGGGAAGGGGTCGAGGTGAAGGCGTTGCTGCGCGAGGGGGGGCGGGTGGCGGGGGTGCGGGTGAAGGACGGGACGGGTGAGGAACGGGAGTTGAGGGCGCCGATGACGATCGACTGCACGGGCAAGGAGGCGTTCAGCGCGGTGCGTCAGGGCTGGCGGGTGAAGGATCCGAAGCTGAACAAGGTGGCGGTGTGGACCTATTACGAGGGGGCGGCGCGGGACGAGGGGATCGACGCGGGGGCGACCACGGTGGCGTTTGTGCCGGAGAAGGGGTGGTTCTGGTACATTCCGCAGCACGAGAACCGGGTGAGCGTGGGGGTGGTGGCGGAGGGGCGGTACCTGACGCGGGGCGGGGTGAAGGATCCGCGGGCGATCTTCGAGCGGGAGATCGGGGAGAACAAATGGATCGAGCGGCACCTGGCCCCGGGACGGCAGGTGGGGCCGCATTACCTGACCAGCGAGTACTCGTTCCATTCGCGCCATTGCGGGACGGACGGGCTGCTGCTGGCGGGGGATGCCTTCTGTTTTCTGGACCCGGTGTTCTCATCGGGGCTGATGCTGGCGCTGAAAAGCGGGGTGGCGGTCGGGGATGCGGTGCATGAGGCGCTGGCGGAGGGGGATCTTTCCGCGGATCGGTTCCTCCCGTATGCACGGACCATGCGGGAGGGGATCGAGAACATGCGCCGGCTGGTGTACGCGTTTTATGAGAAGGAGTTCTCGTTCAAGCAGGTGATCGACCGGTATCCGGAACTGGCGGCGGACATCACGGACTGCCTGAGCGGGGATGTGAACAAGGATTTCTCCCGGTTGTGGGCGGCCATTGCGGAGTTTGTCGAGGTGCCGGAGGCGTTGTCGTTGGGGGATCCGCATCGGCCGGAGCCGTCGGAGGGCCGGGAGGTGGGCGAGCGGGCACCGGTGGCGACGGCGGCCTGA
- a CDS encoding coproporphyrinogen III oxidase family protein, with protein sequence MSSITVAPRPAGSALPPIQKETTAGNYFVSNYPPFAFWKPEAVPEFHAALERPPAADRPLGVYVHIPFCRKRCHFCYFKVYTDKDSQEIRGYLEALLKELEAYAAKPFVGGRRPRFVYFGGGTPSYLSEAQLRSLMEGMRRSLPWDEVEEVAFECEPGTLTDHKLRAIREMGVTRLSLGIEHFDDRILEINGRAHRSKEIERAYGFAREIGFPQINIDLIAGMVEETEEKWRMAVAKTLELGPDSVTIYQMEVPYNTGIYRQMKAEGKLTAPVADWETKRRWVDYAFGELERAGYTVGSAYTAVKDKERTRFVYRDELWRGADLLSVGVASFGHINGTHYQNVHDFQPYLDRVAAGEFPVYRALTPGDDERYIREFILQLKLGNVSAGYFTEKFGEDPRVRFAAPLATLESWGYLVRGEGDRLGITRAGLLQVDRLLHEFFLEEHRTGRYA encoded by the coding sequence ATGAGCAGCATCACCGTCGCCCCTCGTCCTGCTGGCAGCGCGCTCCCTCCGATTCAGAAGGAGACCACAGCCGGGAACTACTTCGTGTCAAACTATCCGCCGTTTGCGTTCTGGAAGCCGGAGGCGGTGCCGGAGTTTCACGCGGCGTTGGAGCGTCCGCCGGCGGCGGACCGGCCGCTGGGGGTGTATGTGCACATCCCATTTTGCCGGAAGCGGTGTCATTTCTGCTATTTCAAGGTTTATACCGACAAGGATTCGCAGGAGATCCGGGGTTATCTGGAGGCGTTGTTGAAGGAGTTGGAGGCGTATGCGGCGAAGCCGTTCGTGGGGGGGAGGCGTCCGCGGTTCGTGTATTTCGGGGGCGGGACGCCGAGTTACCTGTCGGAGGCGCAGTTGCGTTCGTTGATGGAGGGGATGCGGCGGAGTCTGCCGTGGGACGAGGTGGAGGAGGTGGCGTTCGAGTGCGAGCCGGGGACGCTGACGGACCACAAGTTGAGGGCGATCCGGGAGATGGGGGTGACGCGGTTGAGCCTGGGGATCGAGCATTTCGACGACCGGATTCTGGAGATCAACGGGCGGGCGCACCGGTCGAAGGAGATCGAGCGGGCGTATGGGTTTGCGCGGGAGATCGGGTTTCCGCAGATCAACATCGATCTGATTGCGGGGATGGTGGAGGAGACGGAGGAGAAGTGGCGGATGGCGGTGGCGAAGACGTTGGAACTGGGGCCGGACTCGGTGACGATCTACCAGATGGAGGTGCCGTACAACACCGGCATCTACCGGCAGATGAAGGCGGAGGGGAAGCTGACGGCGCCGGTGGCGGATTGGGAGACGAAGCGGCGCTGGGTGGATTACGCCTTCGGGGAACTGGAGCGGGCGGGATACACGGTGGGGAGCGCGTACACGGCGGTGAAGGACAAGGAGCGGACGCGGTTCGTGTATCGGGACGAGTTGTGGCGGGGGGCGGATCTGCTGTCGGTCGGGGTGGCGAGTTTCGGGCACATCAACGGGACGCACTACCAGAACGTGCATGATTTCCAGCCTTACCTGGACCGGGTGGCGGCGGGGGAGTTCCCGGTGTACCGGGCCCTGACGCCGGGTGACGACGAGCGGTATATCCGGGAGTTCATCCTGCAACTGAAGCTGGGGAATGTGAGCGCGGGATATTTCACGGAGAAGTTCGGGGAGGATCCGAGGGTCCGGTTTGCGGCGCCCCTGGCGACGCTGGAGTCCTGGGGGTACCTGGTCCGGGGGGAGGGGGATCGGTTGGGGATCACGCGGGCGGGGTTGCTGCAGGTGGACCGGTTGCTGCACGAGTTCTTTCTCGAGGAGCACCGGACAGGTCGTTATGCGTGA